One window of Burkholderia vietnamiensis LMG 10929 genomic DNA carries:
- a CDS encoding response regulator — MSGLVYTLEHVSTIEIVATCRNAPELIATLEKQPCDVVVSDYSMPSGESVDGLALFEHLRRHFQNVGIVALTMMDSPAVIRALMSVGINSILSKSDVTGHIITAIHSSYAGGSYLSPTIEKVVTGNEAVNIGQLLSPRELEVARLFASGLSITEIAKRLNRSKQTISTQKAMAMEKLGVGGDAELIRYALESGLVTSPPAPKS; from the coding sequence TTGAGCGGTCTCGTTTATACGCTGGAGCACGTCTCTACGATCGAAATCGTTGCGACCTGCCGGAACGCGCCAGAACTGATTGCCACGCTCGAGAAGCAGCCATGCGACGTGGTGGTTTCCGACTACTCAATGCCCAGTGGCGAGAGCGTCGATGGACTAGCGCTCTTCGAACACTTGCGGCGCCATTTCCAGAATGTTGGCATCGTCGCACTGACGATGATGGATAGTCCGGCAGTCATACGTGCGCTTATGTCAGTCGGGATTAACTCCATCCTCAGCAAATCGGATGTCACTGGCCACATCATCACGGCTATCCATAGCAGCTATGCGGGCGGCTCATACTTGTCCCCGACCATCGAGAAGGTTGTGACGGGCAACGAAGCCGTGAACATCGGGCAGCTGCTGTCTCCACGCGAACTCGAAGTTGCGCGGCTATTTGCATCAGGTCTATCGATTACCGAGATCGCTAAGCGGCTGAATCGCAGCAAGCAAACTATCAGCACGCAGAAGGCGATGGCAATGGAAAAACTCGGCGTTGGGGGCGATGCTGAACTTATCCGGTACGCACTCGAAAGCGGATTGGTTACCTCTCCGCCCGCCCCGAAAAGTTAG